The following proteins come from a genomic window of Micavibrio aeruginosavorus EPB:
- a CDS encoding DUF6782 family putative metallopeptidase has protein sequence MRAFFQKISARHIAGITLPFVMAAGGTALAGPALDARLAEGEIKQTTYWWPTAARENPRGACIVPGDPVDTPTPATENLQKILTLFEKTEFGRLLVKMATDHKTIFCTYENPMERGFYDTGLNMMMVHDDMEFGQQALITAHELRHHVQYRMGFERSLKYSRDEYVRFTYVMEADAQALATLLAWQTRAAGDARVWDGLMSIENYRDTGIAFEAAMDGKDPLDETAQRDATAAAAIAWRNNPWLNAMYRAQSIDMYLDELDTTKKIRSYKNAPDETYAPLCAAPGDFYDCLSTLPKVDGLGYGPMPHDLKKPSNHPAP, from the coding sequence ATGCGTGCATTCTTTCAAAAAATATCCGCGCGCCATATCGCGGGAATAACCTTGCCCTTTGTGATGGCGGCGGGTGGTACGGCGCTGGCTGGCCCTGCCCTTGACGCGCGATTGGCCGAGGGCGAGATCAAACAAACCACCTATTGGTGGCCCACCGCCGCGCGCGAAAACCCGCGCGGGGCCTGTATTGTTCCAGGCGATCCCGTCGACACGCCGACCCCCGCCACAGAAAATTTGCAAAAAATTCTGACCCTGTTTGAAAAAACAGAATTTGGCCGCCTACTGGTCAAAATGGCGACGGATCATAAAACGATCTTTTGTACGTATGAAAATCCGATGGAACGCGGGTTTTATGATACAGGGCTCAACATGATGATGGTCCATGACGACATGGAATTTGGGCAACAGGCCCTGATCACCGCCCACGAATTACGCCATCACGTTCAATACCGGATGGGATTTGAACGGTCGTTAAAATACAGCCGTGACGAATATGTCCGTTTCACCTATGTCATGGAAGCCGATGCTCAGGCCCTGGCCACCCTGCTGGCATGGCAGACCCGCGCCGCCGGTGATGCGCGTGTATGGGACGGATTGATGAGCATTGAAAATTACCGTGATACGGGCATCGCCTTTGAAGCTGCGATGGATGGCAAGGACCCCCTTGATGAAACAGCCCAAAGGGACGCCACGGCCGCCGCCGCAATCGCCTGGCGGAATAACCCATGGCTGAATGCCATGTACCGTGCGCAATCCATCGACATGTATCTGGACGAACTGGACACGACCAAAAAAATTCGCAGCTACAAGAACGCGCCGGATGAAACCTATGCGCCCTTATGTGCTGCCCCGGGTGATTTTTATGATTGCCTGTCCACCCTGCCCAAAGTCGACGGGCTGGGCTACGGTCCGATGCCGCACGATTTGAAGAAACCTTCAAACCATCCGGCGCCGTAA